ACTGGTCTGTTAAGGTGTCAACCACCTCCAATCACCATgatgctgttttttgttgttttccacatTACGGCTGTTTTGTTCTGAAAGTGCATTTTGTAAACTCTGTCTGTATATATGATTTGACGTtctaaataaaggttttatgtGACCAAATTCCACTGCTTAGCTTTTATGGTTCCAAGGAAAACATGTCTTGAGGATAGCACAGTAAAATACATGGCAGACTGTATGTAAACAGTTGTCTTTGGATATGTCCTCAACTCCTCTTTTTCTACTTGAATCTGTGGCAAATCTGCCTATGAGGTTAGTAAGCATTTTGATTTGAGACCATACTTTTATTCCACTGAATGCAGCTCTTAATTAGCAGTTAACTTAGAGGAAAAAACAAGCCAAATAATCCTGATGGGAAGTCCCTCTTTGCTTTTAATTGTAACTTTTGAGATTtgaaatgcaggactttttatTTCTATTGCTACTTTTACCTGGGTAAGTCATTGCAACCACTGCCAATCTGTGGGGACAACCTCCAATATCATTAAAGCTCAGTACTTACCACTAATAAACAGCTGGGTTAGTTAGTCCAGCAGTTATGGTGTCTCTCAGGCCATGTAGCCAGATTGCATGGCTAGCTCTGCAGCAGTGTGGAGAACTCATGACTGTCATTAGAGCATGGAGGATGGACTTTGGACCTTTTGTTTATTAGTGTAGATAAAGTTCCTAAGGCTACACTCAAGGGTTTTGGGTTTCTGTAGAATAATCCCTCATGACATCTCTAAACAAAGTGACAATGGCTTCTTTCTAAaatgtagatttaaaaaaagcaagagGAGTTTCAACAAGTGAGTCATGGTGCATCTCAAATCTAGCAAGATATTGAGTCAAGCTTCTAATCAGTGCAGCATAAGTCATTACTTGACTCCTATTGTCAGATCATCACATGTAACAACGCAAACCTACACATGATGATCTACAAGGACGAATCAACCCACGATTAAGCACTTCCTTTGGaatattttctgaaaatgtaGTTGGGTTAATGTCATATTGCTGCGTGGCATATCATGGACACAAACTGACAGGTCTATTTTTAGATATGGGATGTTGATGTAACGTAAAACAAATGCAGAgcatttagaagaaaaaaaaatctctatgATTGATCAAAATCACTTCATGTGGACATAGCTGCCTGTTTAATCAGGATGCTATCTGTGGCTCTGTGTACAGCACATGTTGGTTGGCCTTAGTCCAAATCATGGAGCTGTTCCCTGTcagctttttttcctttaaaggaTTTTTTGAATTGCACCTATAATCTATCATCAGGAAAATAGGCTGTCTAGAGActtaaaacccaaacaaaactGTTCTCCTGTAGCTTATCATGACATTTTGAAAGTGAATAGCAACcactgaaagtttttttttttttctgctgactGGACAGACAGGGGACCGTTCTATACAAACGAGTAGACCATAGCCTCCCTTTTACCTAAAATGGAGGCTACTTTTACCTAAGGTTGATAAGCATTTAACCCTGGCCCACTAGTTAACCTCCACTTCTGGGCTGGACTTTTGGAATATATTTCTGGGGAACTTTGGTAAGAACTCTTTGATTTTATTCTTAAATGTAAACTTTAATTGCAGGCAATATATGCACAAGTTGTGATAGTATAGTTCCCATTGTGGTAGTAAAGTGTGGTGTGGCCTGGAATTGACATTGTTCTTAGTCAGGAGAGTAATATTGCTAGCATCAgacttggtaaaaaaaaataaaagtggcaGGTGAATGTTGAATTTAGagtaaactgtaaaaaacattcctgggtattggtttaaataaaccaTTATGTAGTGATGATAGAATATCCCTAAATAACCTTTAAGACTGCTGGTGTTATACTATGGTGTGCTTTTTTCTATATGGGTAAAACCTACTTTGCCTGTCTAGGGTCAACACACTACCTTAATAACAGACTGCACCCTGCAAAAATCACCATGCATTTCTAAAGTCCATCTGGAAAGATTCACAGTATAGATTTCACTTTGTGGCAGGGTGGTCGGTGGCCGCATTCCTTCCTTACATAATACTGTTGTTACCTGAGGTATATTATTTTAATCCTTATTACACACCAATTGGTCACGGGCAGCAGAGAGTTATTTATCACTAACTCCTTCTTGGTTTCTTTAATGGGTGGATGTGAATATGATTGTTGTGGGTGTCACTCAATGACACCCACCTTTGTCCTATATCTGGTGCACAGATATAGGACAAATGTCCTTTGGGATTCAACATAAAATATATCATAAAACGAGGGCAATAGGACTTGTATGATTCCCAGACACCAAAATTAAAGTCTGCAACTAGcgacttgattttttttcttctaaatattTTGTAATAAGTTTATTGCGTCTGATTGTATTTCCAAACATGAGGTTCTAACGTGTTTACCTTAGTTTTGAAAGACTTCTCCACACTGCTCATAATACAAGACCCAACAGTCCTtaaatttaaaacttaaaaatactAGAATCAGACAATAACATATAGTATTTAAATAGAACATGGAGTCCTCAAATGTGATAGCTCTGAGCGAAAGGTTTATGTTGGATATTGACTATACTTGTTATTAATTAGCAAAGGGAACTTTTGGTcctatttctttctttactgCATATGCacatgttttgtctttgtaCAACATAACTTCCactttacaagaagaaaaagggaCTGACTGCAATGCTAATTTCAAACAGTTTGGTTTGGCACCTCAATTGGCAAtataaaaaaagcttcaaaaactacAATGCATTTGATATTTATATCAATGCTATTGATGGGGAATTGGTTATAGCTGCAGTCCAGATGTGATTGGTGTTATCTGAGTTATGTAATCGTTCACCCGTCCTGTTACCCTGCCCTGCATCAGCGTCAGGTCGCGTCCTCCCACCAGGTGATACTATTTAACTGATCCTACCCCGGGGACGGAATCAGGGACAGCCACATATGTCACTCAAGAGAGACGTTGTCTCGCCATGTGGCTCACTACAACAATttcaatgtaatttatttttacgACATTTTATCTAGTGTTTATTTTATAACAATATAGGGCCCGTAAGAAGACTGAACACAAGCATCGAGTCAGTGGTTGACATTGTGCATTAGCTCCGGTCCAGTCCAGTCCATTGCAGTGCTGAGCCCTTAAGCCACGTTCAACCCCCCCACTGAGCTGGTTTGTTCACAAACTACTGGTCACTGCTAGGGGAAGGGAAGACCGGGAAGGTAGGCTATGGATCAAATTTGGAACCAAAATGAgaatgttttgctgttttattgcaGACGTGTGTTGTTGTTCTCCCAAAAGCAGCGGGTGCAAACATTGGAGCCGTGTGCATACCTTAATCTGCTGTCAATGTGTCCACAGGAATTAGTAGGCTACGGTAGTTGTCATCATTAACTGCATTTTATAATACATTGTACGTGGAATTGTAGTTGCTGATTGGTTACTTTGCACTACGTTGTTTGATAGTTGAAAGTATTTTTAAGAAATGCGATTACCTCAATTTGTATTGAGGATAGCCTGCCTGGGTTCTGCAGATGTCTTGTTTCAGCCCTGCCACATGATCCATGTGATCAGGGTTCGAATGACAGCCTACCTCGTATATCAGTGATTTGGTGCAAGTAACTTAGTGCATAATTTCAGccaaaagtaatgtaaaattattattattattattattattattattattattattaagtaggAAGTTGTTTCAATGAGATTTAACTTGGCAGcagtgattttttatttatttttttctgacaggGGTGTCAACTTAAATTGGCCACACTGAAAAAATGAGAACCATATCAAAGGCAGGGCAGGACATGTATAGTTTGTTGatgtgcttttatttaaaaaaaaaaaagtaaactattTTTGACTATATTACTGCATGCCTCATATAGCCTTCTCACTTACAATTTGGTCCACATAAAGCCTTCATTGAATTaagcaaatcaagcaaaacaatggttacatttttaaagccGGCTACCACAAAGCTGACTCATAATATCCTATTTCACAGGCCTGGATGGAAACTCACTGGCTGTGTGGGAATTTATGACTTATGCTTAAAGTCAACAAATCTGCCAAATTCAGATGGGAGAGTCTTTTGCATAATTGCAGTTTGAAAAACAGTTTCCcgtcttttttggttttggtgagATTTGTTGCGTGACCAAAATTTATTGTAAACCTAAAATTGATACCCGGGTCGGATCAAGATTTGCGATGCTCCTGGTTTGGCCCGTGGGCCTTGAGTTTTACACATGTGCTCTAGGACTTCATTTTACAGCAGCACTGTAACATGAACAATAAATTGTCATGAGCATGCAGGACATCTCATTACATGGTATATCTGATTAGAAGAGTCTATAATGGCATGTGATTTCATGTTGTGGCATTTGGATCAGAGTCCCTCATGGAGGTCGCTGCAGAATCATTGTTTGTAATCTACTTATTGATTCACTCCGCTAGGACTTATTGCTTGTGTCCCATTAAGGTGTCAAGGGGCTCATGATCCAGCACATTGCTGAAGCCTTTTAAGATATGTCTGTCATGAATGGAACGCTGTGGCATGCCTGTTTGAACGTCGATGCAGTCCCTTATCTAAGAAGAAAATGGCAATTCAGCAGTTTTGCTTTGCTTGAACATGTTGCATCTTATTGGCAAGCTATAGTTGTTTCAGTGAAAACAGCAATCAGCTGGCCTGTATTTCTGCCAGATGTGGGCCAGAAAAGTCATTTATCATtgaaatgtgtatgttttggtgtttgtgtgtatgtgtgtttcggGTCAAAATATCCCCCTAAAGCTAAATCCCCCTACCTTGCCCTTTGTTCCCATTCATCCTTCATCAGCTCCAAATGTTTGCACTTTTGAGTCCTTAAAGTATTAATTACCAGCCAGGCCTGTGCTGTACAAACCGATcaagcatttgaaaacaatggACTTTGGCCACTGGGTGTATtactgtattacttttttttttaactatcatGAAAATGCACAGTTGAACCGAACTGAAACGGCCTGTAATAAACCTCAGTGGGTCACCAAACGCAACAGTACGTTTTTGCTAAAATAAGTTGGAACAGATCACTTTCAATGCAACACTCCATTTGTTTTACTCTCAGGTCACAGGGTTTTGTCCCCACCATGGACAGTATGCTAGAGAATCTGTCAAAAACTGTAAGTGGTCAAGCATGCTTCTTCTCATTCATCTCCTCCTGTTTGTTTACATTGCCAAAATTGAGGCACAGTGTAAAATATTTTATGCTGAAACACATcgtgttgtgttttcatttaaaacgcATGCAACTTTACAACCCTTTGTTGTGTAATGGAACCCTGGTTTTGGATTTTGTAGGAGTTTATCAGCATTTGTGTTCGTGATCCAAGGCTTCATAAAGATCACCTCTGGCAGACACATCTCGACTACGAGATTTGTTTACAAGTAAGTGCCACTTGGGAGAAAACAGTCTTTTTTTGGGTCATTTTCACTTCATGTAATACGTATATTGAATTGCTGTCTCTCTTTGAAGACCAATAGCATGTGTTTTCGAAAGAAGACTTCCTGTGTAAGGCGGCGTTACAGTGAGTTTGTTTGGCTGCGTGACGGTCTGGAACAGAATGCTCCGATCATGTATGTCAACAAGTTCATACCTCAGATTCATATCATTTGATGTGTTGGCTTAGTTCAATGAATCAAATTTCCATTGCATCTGACTTTAATTGATCATGCAATGCTTTTTCTCAAAGTGCATTTTCCTAAGTTATTCTCTGTCCAGGGAGTTGCCCAACTTGCCGCCCAGGAACCTGTTCTTCAGTCCGGGGAACAAAGAGCAGGTCTTGCAGAGGATGAAGGGCTTCCAGGAGTTTTTAGAAAAGTGAGTTGATATACAGTTAAAGCAATGGCAGCAAGGCTGTAAAGAATTAATCTTTTTAGATGTCTACTTTCACTGGTTGACATGCCATTAATATCCTTTTTTCTCTAGTGTTGTTCAAATACCTTTGTTGTTATCGGATAGTCGACTCCACCTGTTCCTGCAGTCAGACCTCAGCGTCACAAAGATGGCAAAGTGTGCGTCTGGTAAGACCAGGTACACAGTGGCTGAAGCCATACAGCGTTCCGGCAGCGGTTGCATCAGCAGACTAGAAGACAAGGCCTCCTTTGACTCTGACTGTGAAAGGTACCAGCTTGGACAgaatattttacatgttttttgaacattttcagTATGTAATGCTGAAATTTACCCCCTCCATCCCGTTTCCTCCCACAGCAGCTGTTCTTCGTCAGGCTTGGGAGGAAGTGTGGACACTCCAGTGCGATGAAGCCCCGCCCCCTTCCTCGAGATACTCCATGGAGCTCTTGATTTTCTTAACTTTCCTTCCAAAGAACATGTTTTACCATTCATTATTCCCCTTagacatttgttgttttaataatgtGCTTTAGTTTTCTCTTAAAGCAAAACCATAGTAATTTAATTCAGTGTGTCTTGTAAAAAAGATCAAGTtttatgtatacatttttatttgcacTGAAGCTGTACGGAGGTTAGCAAGGGATTGTGAGTTTTAGAAAAATTTGAATACTTTTTATgttaatggatgaaataaattGTTATAAATTAACAATGGATGAGACATTGGTTTAAAGGAGGGGAACAAGGCTTGCTTATTTGACTATTTTGTATAATATGGAAATTGAATTTGGCCAGCATGTTTCTGTCTTTTGCTGAGCCTTGACATGCAAGTGTTGAATTCAGTGCAACAGTCATGCATTGTTGTAACAGCCCAGTAGAGGGAGTGTAGACATCATATAGGACCtcaaactactgaggacatcaGCAGGGGGATGTAAGTCTACAATACTGGTAAAGTTGACTCAGACTTGATTACCACTATAGTTGATTGTGTGCTGATTCTTTTGTAAATCTTTTTAAACCATTGTTGGTGCAAGACTATAGCATGCAATTGAGTTGCCCTTAGTCTAAAATAGTGATCAATTCCATATTAAGCTGCGCTGGGTATGATAAATGTTTGTCTGTGTACTCTTATGGTGGTTATTTATAATTGTTCAAAATTGTCAATGTGGCTCTTGGGACAGGGAAATGGAACCGATAAACCTTCAGTGTGCAAAAGTCCTTCATGAAGGTTAGGTTTACTACTTGTTTAAACGGTTAGAGGTTTTACTGAGgccttttaaagaaaaacaaatcttaaCCTCAATGTTGAATCAAAACCTTCACTTTTCAACAAGAACTGAACATTCCAACCTTTCTGAAGGCAGAGGGTTGTTTTGGACTGCATTCATTTTAGATAAGTGCATCTAATGAACTTGTAACATTGTATGTAACAAACCACAGTATCGAGCTGAAATCTTCCCGTAGTGCCCTTCACAGCCCTCTACAATGTGAAATCTCACTATTGTAGGTAGGTGTTAATGTATAGTACCATACTCCATACCAAGTATGTGCATGTACAATTTTAAGTGTCTTCAGTGTTGTGATGTTGATGACAAGAGGTCCAGTGCTGGTCACATTTCATCCTGGTGTCACTTCTGTCCCAGGTGAGCTAGTCTAATTAAAGGAAGACTGCAAAAATAATTTAACTATTACACACTACTCTTGGGAATCACCTGCAAGAAATGTGTGCGTGAGATGGGGAGAGGGCAGTAAATTGAAAGCTGATGAAAGAAGCAAAGGCTCATTAAAGGAGACAGCAGCTGTCCTCATCACCCCTCCCTCCACCAACTGCTGGACTGACATGGGCTGGCCCCTGCCTCTGTCCTCTCCTTCCCCTGGATGGTGCTGTCCCCCTGTGCGCACAAGCCATAATGAAGCTGTCAATGACTTCACACACCAGCCACTGAGCTGCATTCACATGGCAAACACAGAACCAGACACATACATACGCATAGTGGCGTGTCggaaaacacacacgcacacacacacacacactggtgtgCACTGGTGGGAAAGCTGTGGatgaatgaacatttttttctcttttcctcatCTACTGTCATTTTTGGAGTCCCACTGGTTTGTGGTTGGAGCTCTCTATCTCTGGTGACCTTATCAAAGTACCCCAATGACAGCTATGCAGCATGACACACATGGACTGTTTGGTTCAGAGCCAGTCAATTTTCtgacaaaatgaaatgcaacagCAAGTGGTGGCATCTTGTgtatgcgtgtttgtgtgtgtgcatgcacgcaTCTGCCTTTTTTATAGCGGACAACATGTAGCATTTGGATATTGAGTATTCACGGTACATGTCTATTTCAGCTCAGTAATTTATAACTCAATTTCcagtgtgcattgatgcgcttcatacctccaaaacaccaaacaaaGCCCAAACCCAATTGTATTTCAAAGCAATTAGGGTGTCCACTGAGTTGTGAACGGTGCACGTTGCGGTGGCTCTGGGCCCATGTgatatttttaattgttaattttCTGTCACATTAGTCAACTTCAGTGCCTATGGACAGGTGACCGAGCTCCTGTAGGGAACACATAAAATGAGACAGAACatattctcagttttttttGATGCGGAAGTTGATGGTATTTTTatgagcggggggggggggggggggggggggggggggagattccGCTGTAGTTAAATGATGAGATGGTATATCATATTTACAGTTGCTTTATGGTTAGAACCTTTCTAATGCTTTTCAATATGCGTAGAGGCCGTCAATATTAGTATAGGTTTATGAGTCTAAATGATTAGCTCATTTAGACTTTCACCTGAAGCCACCTCAGGGAATGGCTTCACTTTCTTGACCCTACTGAAGCCAACAATGGCAAAATCCATAAGAGCAATTATCCTGTGTAAGTCTCACCCTAACCCTTTGCCTATTTTTTGCACCCAtagtgtctttctttttctcatcttcctcttcactctctctttatttctctctgtttccctCGCTCTCTCAACCCTCATCACCTCTCTGTAGACCGCTAAGTTAATAACCTGTTCTCTTTTGTAGTTTTGCTCTTTTCTGGCGCTGCAAGCCCCGGCTCACTGAACCTCAGCTGTCTAATGGTTGAGGAAGGAGGCCTGGGTCTCGACCTGGCAGCCAGCTCCCCttcctctctactctctcttttGCGCGAGGCAAGGAGGGGTCAAAGGTGACAACTTGCATTGTATTTGTGATTATTACCTCTAAAGTGCTATTGCATGGAGCGTCATTAAAAGTCAATGCATCTCCCTTTCTTGTCCCAACCCCACAACCGCAcgcctaaaacacacacactcatttcaCACGCACTCCGCACATTGCCAGCCATTTAACAGCTAAAATACGACACGTGTGCAGATAAATGTCACAGGGCCATCTATCTGCGAGAGTTAAAAGTCAGCTAATGGAGATGACATATTAGCGGCCCAAATGACTGCCATAAAAACTCCCTCCATACCTTGGAGCGCTTCCCGGCCACTGTGACTGCAACAGGATATGGCATCGGCACTGCAACTATCTGTCTGCAGAAAGATGAAGAGGAATGGATGGTGATGTCATATCTAGATGGAGGTCTTTGATTCAATATATTCTACGGGGGTCCAGGTCTCTGAAGCAGTGAGTGGGGATGAAGATAGATGTAGCATATTTACTGAGAGCCACAGTGTAATGCCGTATTACACACACTCTACATAACACTTCTGATGTAATGCTGACGACCTCTCACCTTTGACCTCTCATGGAGTAGTTGGTCAAAAATTGTAAGCCAATGTCTGTTTATCAATAGCAAAGCTGCCAATACAATCAATACCACCCTCCAATCCTACTTGAAGATCCTCCACAGGTACGTGTGAGGTATGCtcacctcctctcctcctccttcatccCTCCTATCTCTTTATTAATTACCCTTCTCCATCcatgtgtgtctttctctctctgagtgAATGGAGCAGTTGTAATTGCTTCTCTCTGGAGCAGTTAGAAGCGGCACAAAGGAACCGTATAGAGACCACATTTGCATTCAAGATGAGCTGagatggagaggagggagggagcacTGCCCTCCTGCCCAGtactaactctctctctctctctctctctctctctctctctctctctctctctctctcttctttttttcttcctttcctgcCTCCTTGTCTCATCTattgtctccctctctccatccttccCTCCACCTTATCTACTCCCACAACCCCCACCTCATCCCCTTTTCGCAGCATGGCTCCCCTTGCATTGTCTTTCCAGAGAGTTCCAAGGTCGATGGGAGCTTGCTCATCA
Above is a window of Etheostoma spectabile isolate EspeVRDwgs_2016 chromosome 14, UIUC_Espe_1.0, whole genome shotgun sequence DNA encoding:
- the snx10a gene encoding sorting nexin-10A isoform X2 — protein: MDSMLENLSKTEFISICVRDPRLHKDHLWQTHLDYEICLQTNSMCFRKKTSCVRRRYSEFVWLRDGLEQNAPIMELPNLPPRNLFFSPGNKEQVLQRMKGFQEFLENVVQIPLLLSDSRLHLFLQSDLSVTKMAKCASGKTRYTVAEAIQRSGSGCISRLEDKASFDSDCESCSSSGLGGSVDTPVR
- the snx10a gene encoding sorting nexin-10A isoform X1, with amino-acid sequence MDSMLENLSKTEFISICVRDPRLHKDHLWQTHLDYEICLQTNSMCFRKKTSCVRRRYSEFVWLRDGLEQNAPIMELPNLPPRNLFFSPGNKEQVLQRMKGFQEFLENVVQIPLLLSDSRLHLFLQSDLSVTKMAKCASGKTRYTVAEAIQRSGSGCISRLEDKASFDSDCESSCSSSGLGGSVDTPVR